A DNA window from Arachis duranensis cultivar V14167 chromosome 3, aradu.V14167.gnm2.J7QH, whole genome shotgun sequence contains the following coding sequences:
- the LOC107477662 gene encoding uncharacterized protein LOC107477662, with protein MDFPKLNILLCLSIFLLSSFRAHAKVKFNYCDKKANYDVKVSEVEISPDPVVSGEAATFKIKASSGQAISGGDLIIAVSYLGIPVRTENHDFCEEVSSCPVSSGDFVISHTQTLPSFTPPGSYTLKMTLKDNKDELLTCIKFSFTIKFGSMVSDA; from the exons ATGGATTTTCCAAAGCTCAACATTCTTCTATGCTTGTCCATCTTCCTTCTTTCATCCTTTCGCGCTCATGCCAAAGTCAAATTTAACTACTGCG ATAAGAAGGCAAACTATGATGTGAAGGTTTCTGAAGTTGAAATATCTCCAGATCCTGTTGTTAGTGGGGAAGCAGCtacctttaaaattaaagctTCTTCTG GTCAAGCTATTTCTGGAGGGGACTTGATAATTGCAGTTTCATATCTTGGGATACCCGTCCGTACTGAAAATCATGATTTTTGTGAAGAAGTATCCTCCTGCCCTGTCTCTTCTGGAGACTTTGTGATTTCCCACACCCAGACATTGCCTTCATTTACTCCACCG GGATCCTACACTCTGAAGATGACACTGAAGGATAACAAAGATGAGCTCTTAACTTGCATTAAGTTTAGCTTCACAATCAAATTTGGATCCATGGTGTCGGATGCCTAA
- the LOC107477660 gene encoding dnaJ protein homolog, translating into MFGRAPKKSDNTRYYEILGVSKNASQDDLKKAYKKAAIKNHPDKGGDPEKVTDFLDVFGLRIELIYDVQTEKREIYDQYGEDALKEGMGGGGGGHDPFDIFQSFFGGSPFGGGGSSRGRRQRRGEDVVHPLKVSLEDLYLGTSKKLSLSRNVLCSKCNGKGSKSGNSTKCAGCQGTGMKVSIRHLGPSMIQQMQHPCNECKGTGETISDRDRCPQCKGEKVVQEKKVLEVHVEKGMQNGQKITFPGEADEAPDTITGDIVFVLQQKEHPKFKRKAEDLFVEHTLSLTESLCGFQFVLTHLDGRQLLIKSNPGEVVKPDSFKAINDEGMPIYQRPFMKGKLYIHFTVEFPESLNPDQVKALEAVLPSRPSSQLTDMELDECEETTLHDVNMEEESRRKAQAQQEAYEEDDDMPGGAQRVQCAQQ; encoded by the exons ATGTTTGGGAGAGCGCCGAAGAAGAGCGATAACACCAGGTACTATGAGATCCTTGGAGTCTCCAAGAACGCTTCACAGGATGATCTCAAGAAGGCTTACAAGAAAGCCGCCATCAAGAATCACCCTGACAAAGGCGGTGATCCCGAGAAGGTAACGGATTTCTT GGATGTGTTTGGACTTCGGATTGAGCTGATTTATGACGTGCAAACTGAAAAGCGTGAGATTTATGATCAGTATGGTGAGGATGCTCTCAAAGAAGGAATGGGTGGCGGTGGTGGCGGCCACGACCCATTTGATATCTTCCAGTCTTTCTTTGGTGGGAGTCCCTTTGGCGGCG GTGGTAGTAGCAGAGGGAGGAGGCAGAGAAGGGGAGAAGATGTGGTTCACCCCCTCAAGGTCTCGCTTGAAGACCTATACCTGGGAACATCTAAAAAGCTCTCGCTTTCTCGCAATGTACTTTGCTCAAAGTGCAATGG CAAAGGGTCCAAGTCTGGGAATTCTACAAAGTGCGCTGGTTGCCAAGGAACTGGTATGAAGGTTTCTATCAGGCACCTTGGTCCCTCTATGATTCAGCAAATGCAGCATCCTTGCAATGAATGTAAGGGTACTGGCGAAACCATCAGCGACAGGGACCGTTGCCCACAGTGCAAAGGAGAGAAGGTTGTGCAGGAGAAGAAGGTTCTTGAGGTCCATGTGGAGAAGGGTATGCAGAACGGACAGAAGATTACATTCCCTGGTGAAGCTGATGAAGCG CCAGATACTATCACTGGGGATATTGTATTTGTCCTTCAGCAAAAGGAGCACCCCAAGTTCAAAAGGAAGGCAGAAGACCTTTTTGTAGAACACACTTTGTCCCTCACTGAGTCGCTATGTGGCTTCCAATTTGTGCTCACACACTTGGATGGCAGGCAACTCCTTATTAAATCAAACCCTGGTGAAGTTGTCAAGCCTG ACTCATTCAAAGCGATTAATGATGAGGGAATGCCAATATACCAGAGGCCATTCATGAAGGGCAAGCTTTACATCCACTTCACTGTTGAATTCCCAGAGTCTTTGAACCCTGATCAGGTTAAGGCTCTAGAAGCTGTTCTGCCATCGAGGCCTTCCTCACAGTTAACAGACATGGAGCTTGATGAGTGTGAGGAGACCACACTACATGATGTCAACATGGAGGAAGAGTCAAGGAGGAAGGCACAAGCTCAGCAGGAGGCatatgaagaagatgatgacaTGCCTGGTGGTGCACAGAGGGTACAGTGCGCCCAGCAGTAG